GCAGCCATTGTAATCGTAGTCTGGGATAATGACTAAGCGAATATCCTCATCTACTTTTACGTCTTTTCGTAAGTTATAGTTTTCCAATTCGACTTTAGTTACCCATTTTGTTTCGATTGGGCGATTTTCTAAAATAATTTCGTTGGCACGTTGCTCAGCGTCCGCTAGTTGTGAGTCCGTCACGTCGCTTACATTTAAATCGATTGTTACAAGCTCAGTCCCTAAATGGAAGCTTGTCGTTGCCATATTAAATAATTCGACAAAGGCCGCTGTTAAAATATGCTGACCTGTATGCTGCTGCATATGATCAAAACGGCGTGTCCAATTGAGTTTCGCAAAAATTTCCCCGGAAATATCCGAAACATTATCTGTTGTATAATGGCGTATTTCATCTTCTACTTTTTCGACATTAATAATTTCTATATCTTGTATCCAGCCTGTATCGTGCGGCTGCCCGCCACCAGTTGGATAAAAGGCTGTATTATCTAATACAATATAATTTCCATTTTCATCGCGATCTGTTTTTATAACGTTTGCATGAAACTCTGAAATCGTGGCGTCTTGGTAATATAATAAATCCTTCATGTTGTATCACTCCTTAAAATCTAGTTTGGCATACGAAAAACTACCTGTCACGTGCTATTTTAGCCATGTTATTTGACGCGCTCAAATTTTCGTTTATCATAAGAAGGGAGATTTCCAAAAAGGGAGCCAGTTACATGAATATTACACACTATTTAATTGATGAAATTTTAGATCCTACAAACATTATCGAGGGCAAGCGCTTTGAGTTTTTATTGGATGTAGAGGTAGATGAGGACGATGAGCTATATTCGGAAGCGGGCTTAGAAATCCGCGCAATCGTTGGGTTAATTAACGAAGATGTACGTATCATGAATTACTTCATTACCGATAAAACAAACAACGAAATTTTAGATTTCGCACTTGAAGATGATGAAGAGGCGATGATTTTAGCGTTCTGTAAGGAAGAAATATTAGCGCCACCAGCATCAGAGGACGTAGAATAAGGAAATTGGGCAGCACGGAATGTCGTGTTGTCCTTTTTTAATTTAATTCAGCAATTTTTGTACCGAAAGCGAAGCGACAGGTACAGAAGTGCCCTACTTCTATAAGTGGGGATGAGGCCAACAATACTATTTATATTCAGTGTGGGTTCAAACCCCGGCTGAATTAAGTTAAGCCCCGGCGGATGTCACAGATTTTTAGAGGAGTTTTTCAAGCGAGCTTGAAAAAAATCTGGACGCAATTACGCCGAGGCGTAATTGATTTTACATGAGATATAACTGAATATAGCGCACAAATAGAATAGGCACTTTTGCTCGCAGTGAACAAAAGTGCCAGTTATAAGTATTGAAGAACTTAACATTTAAATTATTTTCTTTTTAAAGTAGCCTTGGTTAAATGTTGGAGTTGTGTTCTTTCATATCGATTTCCGCGACTACTTTCTTATTTAAACGGCTATTTATCTTATCAATTGCAAATACCACAATAAAAATAACACCAACAATTGTTGCCATCATACCTGCTATTGAAGTATCCAACCATTTCGCACTATAATATCCGATTACCGCTGCCGTCACGCCAAAAGTGATACTCCATACAAACATTTGCTTAATGGATTTACTAATCAAATAGGCGGTAGCCGCTGGACCAATTAGCATCGCTACAACTAAAATTGCGCCAACACTATCAAATGCTGAAACAGTTGTTAATGAAATCGTCGTCATAAAGCCGTAATGTAATAGCATAACAGGCAATCCGATTGTTGCAGCATAAACAGGATCGAACGTTGATAACTTCATTTCCTTATAAAACAGTACAAGGAAAGTAATATTGATTACTAGCACTAAAAGCAACATCCATACCGCTTTGGGCATAGTAATCGACAACAATGTCCATCTATCCCAAGGAACGAACGCGATTTCCCCCATTAAAACATGCTCTACATCTAAATGAACATTCCCTGCAAATAATGTGATGAGTAGCACACCAGCCGCAAACAATGATGTAAATATAACCCCAATCGCAGCATCCTCCTGAATGCCTGAAGATTGTAGTAACTGTACTAAATAAGCTGTCAAAATCCCTGCACAAGCCGCACCCACTAACATCCAAAAACCATTTAATGTTTGCGTTATGATAAAGGCCATAACAATTCCAAACAGCACGGTATGACTAATCGCATCAGCAATCATAGACATTTTACGAAGAATTAAAAAAACACCTGCTATACCGCACGTAATGCCTACTAATATACCCGTTAAAATGACCCAAAATTCAATCATGACACATCACCCTGTTGTTGAAATTTCTTTTTCCTCAAATACTTGCTTAACTGTCCGGATTTTGGACTAAAAACATATGAAATGAAAAAAATACTAGCTGCAAATAACACAATAATTGGCCCAGTCGATAACCCTGTGCGAATGGAGCTAATGAATGTACCTGCCACACCTGCTAATCCACCACAAATGGCGCTAAATAATAGCATTGTATTTAACTTTTTTGTCCAAAGCTTTGCACTTGCCGCTGGGATGATAAGAAGTGCGGACATTAAAATAACACCTACTGCTTGAATACCTGTTACGATTGTCATGACGATAAGAGCCGTTAAACAAGCTTTTAATGCCTCAACAGGTAAACCAATTCCTTTTGCATAAACAGGGTCAAAAATCATGAGCTTCCATTCCTTGTACAGTAAAAGACTTACTAAAATAATGATCCCTGCACTTATAAAGAGCCAAGTTAAATCTGACTTTGTCATCGTCGCGGCTTTCCCGAAAATAAAGTCATTTAGCCCACTTTGATTGCCAAGTGGACTGCGATTGACAATCGTTAAAAGCACAATACCAATTCCAAAAAACACCGCTAATACGAGCCCAATTGCTGCGTCAGCCTTTAACTTCGAATACGTAACAATCCATTGGATACAGTACACAGCAAGTGCAGAGGTAATGGCAGCACCGACCATTAAAACAGGTAGTTCCTTTTGTCCTGTTATTAAAAAGGCTAAAGCGATACCAGGTAATGCAGCATGGGCTGCTGCATCACCTACTAAGCTTTGCTTTTGTAAGAAGGAAAAAGTCCCTGTAATACCTGCTGCTATACCTAGAAGCATTGTACCGATTAGTACCCACAGTAAATTTCCCGATAACATTATTTCTCCTCCTTACATCGCTTCCATTATTAATAATTTTCCGCCATAGGTTTGCTGTAGCTTTTCGGGTGTAAAGGTTTCCTCGGTTTTCCCTGCCGCTAAAATCGTTTTATTTAATAAAATTGTATAGTCAAAATACTCCGTCACGGTTTGCAAATCATGATGAACGACGAAAATACTTTTCCCTTGTGCCTTTAAATTTTTTAAAATATCGATAATTGTTTTTTCCGTTGCAGCATCTACCCCTGCGAAGGGCTCATCTAAAAAGTATACCTCTGCATTTTGGGCGAGTGCTCTTGCAAGGAAAACGCGCTGCTGTTGACCGCCAGAAAGCTGACCAATAGAGCGGTCTGCAAAATCCTGCATGCCAACACTCGATAAAGCTTCCATAGCGAGTGCTCGGTCGTGTTTTGTAGGACGTTTAAATAAGCCTCGATGGCCGTAACGACCCATTAATACAACATCAATCGCTGTTGTTGGGAAATCCCAGTCAACGGCATTGCGCTGAGGTACATAGCCAACCTGTAAGCTTTTTGGAGAAAAAGCCTTCCCTAAAATCGAGACATTTCCAACTTTGTTTGGTAGCTGATTTAATACCGCCTTTAAAAATGTTGATTTTCCAGCACCATTTGGGCCAATTATGGCTGCTAAATGTCCTGTTGGTACTGAAACACTTGCATTTTCCAACACCGTTTTTTTATCATAAGCAACCGATAAGTTTTGAACTACTAATGCATCCATCTATTTCACCTACTTTAATGAATTGACAATCGTGTCGACGTTATGTTTATACATGCCTAAATAAGTACCTTCTTCTGTTCCCTCGGCTCCCATAGCATCTGAGAACAGTTCGCCGCCAATTACTATGCTATGCCCTTTTTCCTTAGCGCCTTCAATTACTGCTTTCATCGCCTTATCGGAGACACTTGACTCTACAAATATCGCTTTAATCTTGTTCTCTACTAAATAGTCAACCATATTTTGCACATCTTTTACGCCATATTCTGAATCCGTACTTAAGCCTTGAAGACCCCGTACTTCAAACCCTTGACTTTCACCAAAGTAGTTAAAGGCATCATGGGCTGTTACTAAGATTCTTTGCGATGCTGGAATTTCTTCAATCCTATTAGATGCGTATTGTTTTAGTTCATCTAACTCGGCTAAGAAAGCTTCTTCATTTGCCTCAAAATCATCTTTATATTCAGGATATTCTTCGACTAACGTGTCGCCAATTGTATCAACAACTTCCTTCCATAAGTCGATATCAAACCAAACGTGGGGATCGTGTAATGTTGCATTATTTGGATCCGCTAATAATTGTGCTTTATCAATTTCCTCTGCTACCGCTTGCACGGTTTTTTCCTCAGACATTTGGTCGAAAATTTCTTGCATCTGTCCTTCTAAATGTAAGCCGCTGTAAAAGATCACCTCTGCTCCATCCAGCTTTGTCAAATCACTTTGTGTAGCCTTGTATAAATGTGGGTCGACGCCAGGTCCCATTAATGTTGTTACTTGTAAATGATCACCGCCAATGATTTTTAAGGCATCTCCAATTTGACTTGTAGTTGCGACGATATTTCCTTCTTTTTTTTCACTAGTTGATGATTCCTCATTTCCGCATGCTACTAATATCATAGATAATCCTAAAACACCCAAAACCCCAAAATAACGTTTCACTGTCTTTTAGACTCCTTCTCTTTCAAATAATGATTTTGAATCACATACCGTAAGCTAATCCATATTACAAAAAATAACGTCGCGATCGTCACTGATTTTGTTAGGAGCCATGCAAGTAAAAAAATAAACCAAATAATACATAACAGAATCATTAAAACTTCAACGGTCATAATATTCAGTCCTTTTCACTAACGATAATATGTTTCCTTAAGGAAAAATATATGCTGAAACGAAAGAAAATGCAACAATAAAGTTAAAAATAAACTTGTCGCATTGGAAAATTTCAAGCAGATAAACGATATATACGGTCATACAGAAGGTAAAATCTTATTAAGTAAGGTAATGAAAAAATTAATAAAGATGGGGGCTCGGAAGATTATGTTGTATGTTTCGGTAGGGGATAAGGTTGCCGTTGTATTTGAAAGGAGAAGGATACAAAGCTAAAAAAAGCCTCGGTGCATAAAGATAACATGCATCGAAGCTTTTGTTTATTTTACCAGGCTGCGATTGTGCCATCCGTACGTGGCTCTGTCCCACCGTAAAGTACGCCTGTTTTTTGATCGCGCCAAATGATTTGTCCACGTCCGAAAATACTACCATCGATTGCAACATGAATATCATGACCTTTACGCTGCAAGGCTTGGACTAAATAATTTGGGAAATGTGGTTCAACTTCAATACGTTTGTCACCCATCCATTGCCAGCGTGGCATGTCGAGCGCGGCCTGAGGATTTAGCGCGAAATCAACCGTATGCGTTACGACTTGAAAATGTCCTTGAGGCTGCATATAACCACCCATAACGCCAAATGGTCCAACGGCTTCGTTATTTTTCGTTAGGAAGCCTGGAATGATTGTATGATATGTACGTTTTCCTGGTTTTAAAAAGTTTGGATGATTTTCATCTAATGAAAAATCATAGCCACGATTTTGTAGAGATATGCCTGTTCCTGGAATCACAATACCTGAACCGAAGCCCATATAGTTACTTTGAATGAATGATACCATGTTGCCGTCCGCATCTGCGGTTGCTAAAAACACCGTACCACCTTTTGGAATATCAAATGGCTTTGGCAGAAGTGCTGTATCGGTAATTTCGGCAAAACGTTTTTCACCGTAATCCTTTGAAAGTAACGTATCAGTATCTACCGGCATTTCTGCACGCTCCGTGACGAAGGCTTTACCGTCTGTATAGGCAAGTTTGATTGCTTCAATTTGCTTGTGCAATGTATCAGTGTCCTGCCATTTTGCTTCTGCATGCTGGAAAATATTTAGCGCCATTTGTGCGACGATGCCTTGTCCGTTTGGTGGGATTTCCCATACGTCATAGCCTTTGTAATTTACACCAATTGGTTGAACCCATTCCGGCTCGTAGCTTGCTAAATCGTCTTTCGTTATAAAGCCATTATGCTGTTTCATGAATGCATCGATTTTTTCTGCAAGTTCCCCTTGATAAAAAGCCTCTCCATTTGTCGAGGCGATTTTACGTAATGTGTCAGCATGACCAGGAGAACGCCACATTTCACCAATTTCCGGCATGCGCCCATCGATTGAAAACGTGTCGAACCAAGCGTTGAATTCTTCGGTTGTGAGTGATTTTTTGTACTTTTTATAAGCGTTTTGCCAGTTTTGTCCAAGTGTCACGGAAATCGGGTAGCCGTCCTCCGCATAAGAAATCGCGGGTGCTAACACTTCTGTTAAAGGTAATTTTCCGAAGCGCTTTGATAATGCTACCCAAGCCGCTGGAGCACCTGGAACAGTTACCGGAATGACGCCATGCATCGGCATTTTGTCGATCCCGCGTGCTATTAATGCTTCTTTTGAAATTGCTTTGGCAGAAGGACCTGAAGCGTTTAATCCATAAAGCTCTTTATCGGCGTTCATCCAAACAAGTGCAAAGGCATCTCCACCAATGCCGTTTGATGTTGGTTCGACAACGGTAAGGGCTGCTGCTGTTGCAATGGCTGCATCAACCGCATTGCCACCCTTTTTTAAAATATCGAGCCCAGCCTGTGCAGCAAGTGGCTGTGATGTTGCAACCATCCCACGATTTGCAATGACCGTATTGCGTTTACTCGCAAACGGATAATGTAATAAATCCATCATAAAAACGTCCCCTTATAAAATGATTTGCTATTTTAATAACTCATCTATCCAACGTTGAACTTTTAACCCTTCTTCAAATGGTACGATAAAGGCATTTTCACCAAGCAGTGTTTTACGGCAAGCGCCTAGCATCGTTTCGGGCATTTCGGTTGCAATAATTTCTACTTCTGCTTCATAGGCTTTTGCTGTGAATATTTGTGACCAGTTACGCAATGTGACCGTTTTATTTGTACCGAAAACTTTATAGTCGATGCGTTCTTCTTGGCCAATGCCTGCAAGTCCATTTATGACCATTGGAATACCGCTCGTTGTTTTCGCTAATGCGGATACGCCCGTTTCGCAAAGCGCTTCATTTTGTGGATATGTCGTTTCATGTGCAGTAATGTCGATATCGCCAAATAAATGATACGTTAGCTGTAAGTAGTGTGGGAAAATTTCGCGTATGAAGCCACCTTGCTCACGTGAAGCAATCCACGGGTTTTGCTGCCATTTGCGCGGCCATTCTGGGAAATATGTATGTAGTTCAATGCGCATAATATCGCCCATATCACTTGCTAATTCTTTTTTGAATTGGTGCACCGCTGCTCCGTACATCAGCGGGAAGTGCATCGCTGTTTTGACATTCGATTGTTGTGCGACTTGTACCATGACTTCACCGTCCGAGGCATCATGGGCAAGTGGCTTTTCTGATAAAATATGAAGCCCGTGCTTAGCGATTTCTTGTGCTAATGAGGCATGGCTAACGGGTGGTGTGCCGATATACACCCAGTCAGGTCTTAAGTTGAGTAGTGCTTGTAAATCATTTGTTGTGTTGACATTGTATTTTTCCTGTATTTCCTTC
This portion of the Solibacillus daqui genome encodes:
- a CDS encoding metal ABC transporter permease, whose translation is MLSGNLLWVLIGTMLLGIAAGITGTFSFLQKQSLVGDAAAHAALPGIALAFLITGQKELPVLMVGAAITSALAVYCIQWIVTYSKLKADAAIGLVLAVFFGIGIVLLTIVNRSPLGNQSGLNDFIFGKAATMTKSDLTWLFISAGIIILVSLLLYKEWKLMIFDPVYAKGIGLPVEALKACLTALIVMTIVTGIQAVGVILMSALLIIPAASAKLWTKKLNTMLLFSAICGGLAGVAGTFISSIRTGLSTGPIIVLFAASIFFISYVFSPKSGQLSKYLRKKKFQQQGDVS
- a CDS encoding Gfo/Idh/MocA family protein; its protein translation is MTKTTIGIIGTGVVGERIINQALNNEHYEIAAIFDTNEQRTKEIQEKYNVNTTNDLQALLNLRPDWVYIGTPPVSHASLAQEIAKHGLHILSEKPLAHDASDGEVMVQVAQQSNVKTAMHFPLMYGAAVHQFKKELASDMGDIMRIELHTYFPEWPRKWQQNPWIASREQGGFIREIFPHYLQLTYHLFGDIDITAHETTYPQNEALCETGVSALAKTTSGIPMVINGLAGIGQEERIDYKVFGTNKTVTLRNWSQIFTAKAYEAEVEIIATEMPETMLGACRKTLLGENAFIVPFEEGLKVQRWIDELLK
- a CDS encoding diguanylate cyclase domain-containing protein, giving the protein MENFKQINDIYGHTEGKILLSKVMKKLIKMGARKIMLYVSVGDKVAVVFERRRIQS
- a CDS encoding alanyl-tRNA editing protein; the protein is MKDLLYYQDATISEFHANVIKTDRDENGNYIVLDNTAFYPTGGGQPHDTGWIQDIEIINVEKVEDEIRHYTTDNVSDISGEIFAKLNWTRRFDHMQQHTGQHILTAAFVELFNMATTSFHLGTELVTIDLNVSDVTDSQLADAEQRANEIILENRPIETKWVTKVELENYNLRKDVKVDEDIRLVIIPDYDYNGCGGTHPTSTGQVGLLKILNTEKMKQQIRVHFVCGNRVLQQLAMRKNVLSDVARQLSAPEEQASEALRKLAAAAKQTEKNLKEAQDALLQFEAKEFANENIAARTFENRSIQDLQKLARFITEQNDQAVALLVSTNDDKLQFVAARGKANTTSMKTVSATALPIINGKGGGSDGLVQGGGEKAIPAEALLEAMKKAL
- a CDS encoding metal ABC transporter ATP-binding protein, whose product is MDALVVQNLSVAYDKKTVLENASVSVPTGHLAAIIGPNGAGKSTFLKAVLNQLPNKVGNVSILGKAFSPKSLQVGYVPQRNAVDWDFPTTAIDVVLMGRYGHRGLFKRPTKHDRALAMEALSSVGMQDFADRSIGQLSGGQQQRVFLARALAQNAEVYFLDEPFAGVDAATEKTIIDILKNLKAQGKSIFVVHHDLQTVTEYFDYTILLNKTILAAGKTEETFTPEKLQQTYGGKLLIMEAM
- a CDS encoding DUF6509 family protein is translated as MNITHYLIDEILDPTNIIEGKRFEFLLDVEVDEDDELYSEAGLEIRAIVGLINEDVRIMNYFITDKTNNEILDFALEDDEEAMILAFCKEEILAPPASEDVE
- a CDS encoding metal ABC transporter permease, with amino-acid sequence MIEFWVILTGILVGITCGIAGVFLILRKMSMIADAISHTVLFGIVMAFIITQTLNGFWMLVGAACAGILTAYLVQLLQSSGIQEDAAIGVIFTSLFAAGVLLITLFAGNVHLDVEHVLMGEIAFVPWDRWTLLSITMPKAVWMLLLVLVINITFLVLFYKEMKLSTFDPVYAATIGLPVMLLHYGFMTTISLTTVSAFDSVGAILVVAMLIGPAATAYLISKSIKQMFVWSITFGVTAAVIGYYSAKWLDTSIAGMMATIVGVIFIVVFAIDKINSRLNKKVVAEIDMKEHNSNI
- a CDS encoding gamma-glutamyltransferase family protein yields the protein MDLLHYPFASKRNTVIANRGMVATSQPLAAQAGLDILKKGGNAVDAAIATAAALTVVEPTSNGIGGDAFALVWMNADKELYGLNASGPSAKAISKEALIARGIDKMPMHGVIPVTVPGAPAAWVALSKRFGKLPLTEVLAPAISYAEDGYPISVTLGQNWQNAYKKYKKSLTTEEFNAWFDTFSIDGRMPEIGEMWRSPGHADTLRKIASTNGEAFYQGELAEKIDAFMKQHNGFITKDDLASYEPEWVQPIGVNYKGYDVWEIPPNGQGIVAQMALNIFQHAEAKWQDTDTLHKQIEAIKLAYTDGKAFVTERAEMPVDTDTLLSKDYGEKRFAEITDTALLPKPFDIPKGGTVFLATADADGNMVSFIQSNYMGFGSGIVIPGTGISLQNRGYDFSLDENHPNFLKPGKRTYHTIIPGFLTKNNEAVGPFGVMGGYMQPQGHFQVVTHTVDFALNPQAALDMPRWQWMGDKRIEVEPHFPNYLVQALQRKGHDIHVAIDGSIFGRGQIIWRDQKTGVLYGGTEPRTDGTIAAW
- a CDS encoding metal ABC transporter solute-binding protein, Zn/Mn family, giving the protein MKRYFGVLGVLGLSMILVACGNEESSTSEKKEGNIVATTSQIGDALKIIGGDHLQVTTLMGPGVDPHLYKATQSDLTKLDGAEVIFYSGLHLEGQMQEIFDQMSEEKTVQAVAEEIDKAQLLADPNNATLHDPHVWFDIDLWKEVVDTIGDTLVEEYPEYKDDFEANEEAFLAELDELKQYASNRIEEIPASQRILVTAHDAFNYFGESQGFEVRGLQGLSTDSEYGVKDVQNMVDYLVENKIKAIFVESSVSDKAMKAVIEGAKEKGHSIVIGGELFSDAMGAEGTEEGTYLGMYKHNVDTIVNSLK